A window of Christiangramia forsetii KT0803 contains these coding sequences:
- a CDS encoding GDCCVxC domain-containing (seleno)protein: MNIEIESKITCPHCDQSKLEKMPTDACQFFYTCDNCNEILKPKQGDCCVFCSYGTAACPPIQKNSSCC; this comes from the coding sequence ATGAATATAGAAATAGAATCAAAAATAACCTGTCCGCATTGCGACCAAAGCAAATTAGAGAAAATGCCAACGGATGCATGTCAGTTCTTTTATACATGCGATAATTGCAATGAAATATTAAAACCAAAACAAGGCGACTGCTGCGTGTTCTGTTCTTATGGCACCGCTGCATGTCCCCCTATCCAAAAAAATTCCAGTTGTTGTTAA
- a CDS encoding Crp/Fnr family transcriptional regulator has translation MQSSHLKTYLTSNLDIDEKDISSIIESCTVKKVRKDEFLLRKNVHCKHTFFVGNGLLRQYSIDEKGKEHTISFAPENWFVTDRESAYFNQPSAYYIQALEESEVVIIDENFIQLLSEKIPDFSGFNNKLLHNHIRHLQKRINLLLSASAKQRYLQFIDMYPDILLRVPQTMVASYLGITPESLSRVRKELANEHFKK, from the coding sequence ATGCAAAGTTCACATCTCAAAACTTATTTGACATCAAACCTTGATATTGACGAAAAGGACATTTCTTCAATAATTGAAAGCTGTACGGTTAAAAAGGTACGAAAGGATGAGTTCCTTTTAAGAAAAAATGTACATTGCAAACATACTTTTTTTGTAGGAAATGGACTTTTACGACAGTATTCAATAGATGAGAAAGGTAAAGAACACACGATATCCTTCGCGCCTGAGAATTGGTTTGTAACCGATCGCGAAAGCGCATATTTCAATCAGCCATCAGCATATTATATTCAAGCATTGGAAGAGAGCGAAGTGGTTATAATTGATGAAAATTTCATTCAGCTTCTTTCAGAAAAAATTCCTGATTTTTCAGGTTTCAATAATAAATTACTGCATAACCATATACGACATTTGCAGAAACGAATTAACCTGTTGTTAAGCGCTAGTGCAAAGCAACGTTACCTGCAATTTATTGATATGTACCCCGATATTCTTTTACGTGTTCCCCAAACAATGGTAGCTTCCTATCTGGGAATTACCCCTGAAAGTTTGAGCAGGGTACGGAAGGAATTGGCTAATGAACACTTCAAAAAGTAG
- a CDS encoding efflux RND transporter periplasmic adaptor subunit, with product MKYIYITCIALFLFSCGNNEEAEHAHDAEGNHVSSEVPAISKTIWTDQTELFVEFPALVEGKTSKFAAHFTVLDKHQPVREGSVTVSLIKGESGIRHKVDSPSSPGIFSPALQPKAPGTYDLVFDLKTPEYSDRIVIQDVRVYASAADASENVAEAADGGISFLKEQAWKIDFQTAPVTKGEVYEVVHTSGVWQAAPGTYKILAAGANGMVNFVSDNLTEGTEVKKGQLLMNLSSEGLSSNNIQAEIAQAKARYDQAKAEYERKKELYEDKIVPKAEFEKVESDFRVAEANYRALGSNYGAGGKQIRAPFDGFIKSISTSNGNYEEQGANLVTIGTDRLRLLKTQLSASNNPSKESIANVWYKTENGDWKEVKGAGSSIISVGKEVEDRKPMIPVFIKVNDVVEMPEGSFTEVQIALGEAKAGIVVPEAALLEDYGNYSVIVQTGGESFERRPVKIGKRNGRNAQVLSGLEAGEVVVTTGFYQVKMASMSGTTPAHGHDH from the coding sequence ATGAAATATATTTATATAACATGCATCGCACTTTTTCTGTTTTCCTGCGGAAATAATGAGGAAGCAGAACATGCGCATGATGCAGAAGGAAACCATGTAAGCTCAGAAGTTCCTGCAATTAGTAAAACCATCTGGACAGACCAGACGGAACTTTTCGTAGAATTTCCGGCTTTAGTGGAAGGTAAAACCAGCAAATTTGCAGCTCATTTTACCGTGCTGGATAAACATCAACCAGTTCGTGAAGGTTCAGTAACGGTGAGTCTTATAAAGGGAGAAAGTGGTATTCGTCATAAAGTGGATTCGCCTTCTTCTCCGGGAATTTTTTCACCGGCTTTACAACCGAAAGCGCCAGGGACCTATGATCTGGTTTTTGATCTGAAAACCCCTGAATATTCAGACAGGATCGTGATCCAGGACGTCCGGGTGTATGCCTCAGCCGCAGATGCTTCAGAAAATGTGGCAGAAGCAGCAGATGGTGGGATTAGCTTTTTAAAAGAGCAGGCCTGGAAGATCGATTTTCAAACAGCACCTGTAACAAAGGGAGAAGTTTACGAGGTTGTTCATACTTCCGGAGTCTGGCAAGCTGCTCCGGGCACTTATAAGATTCTGGCGGCAGGAGCCAATGGAATGGTGAATTTTGTTTCAGACAACCTGACGGAAGGAACCGAAGTGAAAAAAGGTCAGTTATTGATGAACCTTAGCAGTGAAGGACTTTCTTCTAATAACATTCAGGCAGAGATCGCTCAGGCTAAAGCCAGATATGATCAGGCCAAAGCAGAATATGAACGGAAAAAAGAGCTTTACGAGGATAAGATCGTTCCCAAGGCGGAATTTGAAAAAGTAGAAAGTGATTTTCGCGTAGCCGAAGCAAACTACCGGGCGCTTGGCTCCAATTATGGAGCAGGCGGGAAGCAGATAAGGGCTCCATTTGATGGTTTTATAAAATCCATCAGCACTTCTAATGGAAATTATGAGGAACAGGGAGCGAACCTGGTCACCATTGGAACGGATAGATTGCGCCTATTGAAAACCCAGTTAAGTGCGTCTAATAATCCAAGTAAAGAATCTATCGCTAACGTCTGGTATAAGACTGAGAATGGAGACTGGAAAGAAGTGAAAGGAGCAGGCAGCTCAATAATTTCGGTAGGTAAGGAAGTGGAAGATCGCAAACCGATGATCCCTGTATTTATCAAGGTAAATGATGTGGTTGAAATGCCTGAAGGTAGTTTTACTGAAGTCCAGATCGCTCTGGGTGAAGCCAAAGCCGGAATTGTAGTGCCTGAAGCTGCTTTACTTGAAGATTACGGAAATTATTCTGTGATCGTACAAACTGGCGGTGAAAGTTTTGAACGAAGACCTGTAAAGATCGGAAAGCGAAATGGCCGGAATGCACAGGTTCTTAGCGGACTTGAAGCTGGAGAAGTTGTAGTTACTACAGGTTTCTATCAGGTAAAAATGGCTTCTATGTCCGGTACAACTCCTGCACACGGTCACGACCACTAA
- a CDS encoding dihydrolipoyl dehydrogenase family protein has protein sequence MKEYDVFIIGSGMSGMTIANKCASKGLSVAITDELPYGGTCALRGCDPKKVIIGATEVCDFAARLKTKGIDKVPEVNWADIMAFKQSFVDAMPPKIEKGYDKKGIDTYHSSARFISENTLKIGDTEIKANKIVIATGAKPRELKFEGGELALLSADFLNLEKLPESLLFIGGGYIAFEFAHIAARCGSKVTILHRGAKPLKNFEQDIVKHLVTATTDLGIELILNTEVNSINKKDQKFYVEGKSNHGSKIFEADAVFNAAGRPPSIFDLDLEKANIAYSEKGIKVNSFLQSSSNPDIYAAGDAADTAGLPLTPVAVLEGHTVASNIIKGNKKEINYPPMPTIVFTLPTLASVGLKENEAEEKGYAIKVNHQDASEWFNAKRLNIDQYVFKTIIDKEKQTLLGAHLIGPQSEEIINIFALAIKTEIPINDLRKMIFAYPTLASDIPHML, from the coding sequence ATGAAGGAGTATGATGTTTTTATAATAGGTTCAGGGATGTCCGGAATGACCATTGCTAATAAATGTGCTTCAAAAGGACTCAGCGTTGCCATAACAGACGAATTGCCTTATGGAGGCACCTGCGCCTTGAGAGGATGTGATCCAAAGAAGGTGATTATTGGTGCTACTGAAGTTTGCGATTTCGCTGCGCGGCTTAAAACAAAGGGTATTGATAAGGTTCCAGAAGTGAATTGGGCAGATATAATGGCTTTTAAACAATCTTTTGTAGATGCGATGCCTCCCAAAATAGAAAAAGGATATGACAAAAAAGGGATCGACACCTATCATTCTTCAGCTCGATTTATTTCAGAGAATACTTTAAAAATAGGCGATACAGAGATTAAAGCTAACAAAATAGTAATCGCAACCGGGGCAAAGCCCAGAGAATTAAAATTTGAGGGTGGAGAACTAGCTCTTTTAAGTGCAGATTTTTTAAATCTGGAAAAACTTCCAGAATCTCTTTTATTTATTGGAGGAGGTTATATAGCCTTTGAATTTGCCCATATAGCAGCACGTTGCGGGTCAAAAGTTACTATTTTACATCGGGGTGCAAAACCTTTAAAGAATTTTGAACAGGATATTGTCAAACATCTGGTGACAGCTACAACAGATTTAGGAATTGAACTAATTTTAAATACTGAAGTAAATTCAATCAACAAAAAAGATCAAAAGTTTTATGTTGAAGGAAAGTCCAACCATGGTTCAAAGATTTTTGAAGCAGATGCGGTATTTAATGCAGCCGGCCGCCCACCTTCCATATTCGATCTGGATCTGGAAAAGGCAAATATTGCGTATTCAGAAAAAGGAATTAAAGTAAATTCCTTTCTTCAAAGTTCTTCTAACCCTGATATTTATGCAGCTGGAGATGCTGCAGATACTGCAGGCCTACCCCTAACGCCTGTAGCTGTCCTGGAAGGTCATACGGTGGCCTCCAACATTATTAAAGGCAATAAAAAGGAAATTAACTATCCTCCTATGCCCACGATTGTATTTACTTTACCTACACTCGCAAGTGTTGGGCTAAAAGAAAATGAAGCTGAAGAAAAAGGATATGCCATAAAAGTTAACCATCAGGATGCAAGTGAATGGTTCAATGCCAAAAGGTTGAATATAGATCAATATGTCTTTAAAACTATTATTGATAAAGAAAAACAAACACTTTTGGGCGCCCATTTGATCGGACCTCAATCAGAAGAAATAATAAATATTTTTGCACTGGCTATTAAAACGGAGATCCCCATAAATGATTTAAGAAAAATGATATTTGCCTACCCTACATTGGCTTCAGACATTCCGCATATGCTTTAA
- a CDS encoding SUMF1/EgtB/PvdO family nonheme iron enzyme: MKQNFKILLAFLIILASCKNKKQESTESTASEKETVKKEYELIKEKPDSMLSPEGMVWVSGINFTMGAQNGDPMALPRERPAHLVAVNGFFIDQTEVTNAFS; this comes from the coding sequence ATGAAACAAAACTTCAAAATATTACTGGCATTTTTGATAATACTGGCCTCTTGCAAGAATAAAAAGCAGGAATCTACTGAGTCAACGGCTTCGGAAAAAGAGACAGTAAAGAAAGAATATGAGTTGATAAAAGAAAAACCTGACAGTATGTTGTCTCCAGAAGGCATGGTGTGGGTCTCTGGTATTAATTTCACAATGGGAGCTCAAAATGGGGATCCTATGGCGTTACCAAGAGAAAGACCTGCTCACCTCGTAGCTGTGAATGGCTTTTTTATAGATCAGACTGAAGTTACCAATGCGTTTTCTTAA
- a CDS encoding four helix bundle protein, protein MVTKRSIVQDMAIKFALEIISLYKFLVKEKEFVISKQLLKSGTSIGANISEALAGQSRKDFIAKMSISSKEARETKYWLFLLQESQLVKYDFTKEIAACDEIVRLLTAIVKTSQSTQN, encoded by the coding sequence ATGGTGACTAAGCGGAGTATAGTTCAGGATATGGCGATAAAATTTGCATTGGAAATTATTTCACTTTATAAATTTTTAGTAAAAGAAAAGGAGTTCGTGATATCCAAACAGCTGTTGAAAAGTGGCACTTCTATTGGTGCCAATATTTCTGAAGCTTTGGCCGGACAATCCCGGAAAGATTTTATTGCAAAAATGTCAATTTCTTCTAAAGAAGCAAGGGAAACCAAATACTGGCTTTTTTTGTTACAGGAAAGTCAATTAGTTAAATATGACTTTACAAAAGAAATTGCAGCCTGCGACGAAATTGTCCGATTGCTCACGGCCATTGTGAAAACCTCCCAATCCACTCAAAACTAA
- a CDS encoding TolC family protein, which produces MYRYIVSAICGILISIGSFAQSPGIKDILNQISKNNRELKAYQSYMASQNLGNKTENNLQDPQVSAFYLPFGEHETDDYYEYQVSQRFEFPTVYGARSKRIEKQKELLELEYNTMRQEVLLDAKKQLLELQILQKRKELEQERVEQAKQVYDQIQRLFDAEQIGILELNKAKVAWLQEQFEMDQIEIEIKNTFLELQKLNGGNAINEDQFYLMEDAELASMQGLWEEKLSADAQVQQLTAREALAEQQVKLEKNKVLPDLSIGYNYQGVNSSNYSGFLGGLSIPLWNSNNKVKAARANLEYTQANTGAETAQFYTRFQENYQQYHLLKRKFEEYQETFKDLNSEELLFKAYKLGEFSFLDYYREVEFYRQAYNKKLEMEKELLQLKATLLKHQL; this is translated from the coding sequence ATGTACAGATATATAGTTTCCGCTATTTGCGGAATCCTTATCTCTATTGGCTCTTTTGCCCAAAGTCCCGGCATAAAAGATATTCTGAATCAAATAAGTAAGAATAACAGGGAACTAAAGGCTTATCAGTCATATATGGCCAGTCAGAACCTTGGAAACAAGACAGAGAACAACCTACAGGATCCTCAGGTTTCAGCCTTTTATCTTCCGTTTGGAGAGCATGAGACCGATGATTATTATGAATACCAGGTATCTCAACGTTTTGAATTTCCCACGGTTTATGGAGCTAGAAGCAAAAGGATAGAGAAGCAGAAAGAATTACTTGAGCTTGAGTACAATACCATGCGACAGGAAGTACTTCTGGATGCAAAAAAACAGCTTCTAGAGTTGCAGATCCTGCAAAAACGAAAGGAACTTGAGCAGGAAAGGGTGGAGCAGGCCAAACAGGTTTACGATCAGATCCAGCGGTTATTTGATGCGGAACAGATTGGAATCCTGGAACTTAATAAGGCAAAAGTTGCCTGGTTGCAGGAACAGTTTGAAATGGATCAAATTGAGATCGAGATCAAAAACACGTTCCTGGAGCTTCAAAAACTGAATGGTGGAAACGCCATTAATGAAGATCAGTTCTATTTAATGGAAGATGCTGAACTGGCTTCCATGCAAGGGCTCTGGGAAGAAAAACTTTCCGCAGATGCCCAGGTTCAGCAATTAACTGCCCGTGAAGCTTTGGCCGAGCAGCAGGTGAAACTGGAAAAGAATAAGGTACTTCCAGACCTAAGCATAGGTTATAATTATCAGGGAGTGAACTCCAGTAATTATTCCGGTTTCCTGGGCGGACTTTCAATTCCCCTCTGGAATAGCAATAATAAAGTGAAAGCCGCGAGGGCAAACCTGGAATATACCCAGGCCAATACCGGAGCTGAAACTGCTCAATTTTATACCAGATTTCAGGAAAATTATCAGCAATATCATCTTTTAAAAAGAAAGTTTGAAGAATACCAGGAGACGTTTAAGGACCTGAATTCCGAAGAACTTTTATTTAAAGCCTATAAGCTGGGTGAATTTTCATTTCTGGATTATTACCGGGAAGTTGAATTTTACCGGCAAGCCTATAACAAGAAGCTGGAGATGGAAAAAGAACTTCTTCAGCTAAAAGCAACACTATTAAAACATCAATTATAA
- a CDS encoding efflux RND transporter permease subunit: MLNKILSISLHNRLLVLLGAVVLSVTGFYLARTMNVDVFPDLTAPTVTILTEAHGMESEEVEKLVTYQLETAMNGSPNVRRIRSSSAAGISIVWVEFDWGTDIYKARQIVSERIPMVRENLPSGIGAPTMAPISSIMGEVMLLGVTSDSLSPMELRTLSDWQIRPRIKAIGGIANVVVIGGDYKQYQVFANPGKMKYYDVSLEELTEKVKQANTNAPGGFLNQHGNQYIVKGSGRAYALEDLEEAVVKQVNGQSIKIKDVAEVKIGAADKIGDGSLNAEPAVILTISKQPDVNTLELTERLDEAIAELETSLPESVEIKSQIFRQADFIDASISNLNMTLLEGAFFVVIVLFIFLMNWRTTLISLLAIPISLLVSIIFLKMLGYTINTMSLGGMAIAIGALVDDAIIDVENVYKRLRENIRKPKAERQGVITVVREASVEIRSSIIIATLIIIVSFVPLFFLGGMEGRLLKPLGIAFITSVLTSLIVAVTVTPVLCTYLLKKEKMLKKQAEGTKVERWLRNGYADILSRAMKIPKTVIAVTVIAFLLSIALFTRLGRSFLPEFNEGSMVISVVGPPGMSLKESNKTGKQVEQLLLEMPEVAVVTRRTGRAELDEHAQGVNAAEIDVPFTLEDKSKEEFFEDVRNKLSIVPGVNITLGQPIAHRIDHMLSGTRANIAIKIFGPDLQQLYEIGKSVEENIKPIDGLADVAVDQQIEVPQIKITPKRQILSAYGMTVGQLMEQVDVAFAGHEVGEIYEGQKYFDLVVRYQEDFRNSIEKIKTALIGLPNGSQVPLEQLAQASSVSSPNTISREDVQRKIVVAANVQGRDLRSAVEEIRETVNSSVNIPEAYRVQYGGQFESESRASQMLLITAVIAIFVIFLLLYFEFNNVKLAFVVLINLPLALIGGILIVYFTSGIVSIASTIGFISLFGIATRNGILLVSRYEDLRKEGWKGYELIKTGALDRLNPILMTAFTTGLALIPLALKGGEPGSEIQSPMAVVILGGLLSATILNLLVIPCVYELVIRKD, encoded by the coding sequence ATGTTAAACAAAATATTATCAATATCACTCCATAACAGGCTACTAGTGCTGTTGGGAGCTGTTGTGCTTAGTGTTACCGGGTTTTACCTCGCACGTACTATGAACGTGGATGTATTTCCGGACCTTACAGCACCAACGGTGACCATACTTACAGAAGCCCACGGAATGGAATCTGAGGAAGTTGAGAAACTGGTGACCTACCAGCTCGAAACCGCAATGAACGGTTCGCCAAATGTGAGAAGAATTCGTTCTTCTTCCGCAGCGGGAATCTCTATCGTCTGGGTTGAATTCGACTGGGGCACCGATATTTACAAGGCAAGACAGATTGTAAGTGAACGTATTCCAATGGTTCGGGAAAACCTGCCCAGTGGAATCGGAGCTCCTACCATGGCACCTATCTCCTCGATTATGGGAGAAGTAATGCTATTGGGAGTCACTTCAGACAGTCTTAGCCCAATGGAACTAAGGACTTTATCTGACTGGCAGATACGTCCACGTATTAAAGCTATCGGGGGAATCGCCAACGTGGTGGTAATTGGAGGGGACTACAAGCAATACCAGGTCTTTGCCAATCCCGGAAAAATGAAATATTACGACGTTAGCCTTGAAGAACTCACTGAAAAAGTGAAGCAAGCGAATACTAATGCGCCCGGTGGTTTTCTGAACCAACATGGAAACCAGTATATCGTCAAAGGTAGCGGTAGAGCTTATGCTTTGGAAGATCTGGAAGAAGCCGTTGTAAAACAAGTGAATGGACAGAGTATCAAGATCAAAGATGTAGCTGAAGTAAAGATTGGAGCTGCAGATAAGATTGGTGATGGATCACTGAATGCAGAACCAGCGGTTATTCTGACGATTTCTAAGCAGCCCGATGTGAATACGCTGGAGCTAACGGAAAGACTGGACGAAGCAATTGCTGAACTGGAAACCAGTCTGCCTGAAAGCGTAGAGATCAAGAGTCAAATCTTCCGCCAGGCCGATTTTATTGATGCTTCCATCAGCAATCTGAATATGACGCTGCTTGAAGGAGCATTTTTTGTAGTGATCGTGCTGTTTATTTTCTTAATGAACTGGCGTACTACATTAATTTCACTGCTGGCAATCCCTATATCGTTACTGGTCTCGATTATTTTCCTGAAAATGCTTGGATATACCATCAATACGATGAGTCTGGGAGGTATGGCTATCGCTATAGGAGCATTGGTAGATGATGCGATTATTGATGTGGAGAACGTTTACAAACGCCTACGGGAGAACATTCGAAAACCAAAAGCTGAAAGGCAGGGGGTTATTACCGTGGTAAGGGAAGCATCCGTGGAAATTAGAAGTTCCATTATAATTGCTACACTTATTATCATTGTTTCTTTTGTGCCGCTGTTTTTCCTTGGCGGAATGGAAGGAAGATTATTGAAACCTCTCGGAATTGCATTTATAACTTCAGTTCTAACTTCTTTGATAGTTGCGGTAACCGTGACTCCTGTATTGTGTACCTATCTTCTGAAAAAGGAGAAAATGCTGAAGAAGCAAGCTGAAGGTACTAAAGTCGAAAGATGGTTGCGAAATGGGTATGCCGATATTTTAAGTCGTGCGATGAAAATACCTAAAACGGTGATCGCCGTTACTGTCATCGCTTTTTTACTGAGCATTGCCCTTTTTACTCGATTGGGGAGAAGTTTCCTTCCGGAATTCAATGAAGGTTCTATGGTGATCAGCGTGGTTGGACCTCCGGGAATGTCACTTAAAGAAAGTAATAAGACCGGGAAACAGGTTGAACAATTGTTACTTGAAATGCCTGAAGTTGCGGTGGTTACCAGAAGGACGGGTAGAGCCGAACTGGATGAGCACGCCCAGGGAGTGAATGCTGCCGAGATCGATGTACCGTTTACCCTGGAAGATAAATCCAAGGAGGAATTTTTTGAAGATGTCAGAAATAAACTCAGCATCGTTCCTGGTGTAAATATTACCCTGGGGCAGCCTATTGCTCACCGTATAGATCATATGCTTTCCGGAACTCGAGCCAATATCGCAATCAAAATTTTTGGCCCGGATCTGCAGCAGCTATATGAAATAGGTAAAAGCGTGGAGGAGAATATTAAACCAATCGACGGACTTGCCGATGTAGCGGTAGATCAGCAGATAGAAGTGCCGCAAATCAAGATCACTCCAAAGCGCCAGATCCTTTCGGCCTACGGAATGACCGTTGGCCAGCTGATGGAGCAGGTAGATGTTGCTTTTGCCGGTCACGAAGTAGGTGAGATCTACGAGGGTCAGAAGTATTTTGACCTGGTAGTGCGCTATCAAGAGGACTTCAGAAATAGCATCGAGAAAATAAAAACCGCTTTGATAGGTCTCCCAAATGGATCACAGGTCCCATTGGAACAGCTTGCTCAGGCTTCTTCTGTTAGTAGTCCCAATACCATTAGCAGGGAAGATGTGCAGCGTAAGATCGTTGTTGCCGCTAATGTGCAGGGCCGTGATTTGCGAAGTGCAGTAGAAGAGATCCGGGAGACTGTAAATTCGTCGGTGAATATTCCGGAAGCTTATAGAGTACAGTATGGCGGCCAGTTTGAAAGTGAATCAAGAGCTTCACAAATGCTTTTGATCACTGCGGTGATAGCCATTTTTGTGATATTCCTGTTGTTGTATTTTGAGTTCAATAACGTGAAATTAGCTTTCGTGGTGCTCATCAATTTGCCACTGGCTTTGATCGGTGGAATTCTGATCGTTTACTTTACCTCAGGGATTGTAAGTATAGCTTCCACCATTGGATTTATAAGTCTCTTCGGAATCGCAACCCGGAACGGTATTTTACTGGTATCGAGATATGAAGACTTAAGAAAAGAAGGTTGGAAAGGCTACGAACTTATCAAAACGGGAGCTTTAGACAGGCTGAATCCTATTTTGATGACCGCTTTTACTACGGGTCTGGCACTTATTCCGCTAGCCCTAAAAGGAGGGGAACCGGGGAGTGAAATTCAAAGCCCTATGGCGGTGGTGATCCTGGGAGGATTACTTTCAGCAACAATTCTAAATCTTTTGGTGATACCTTGTGTGTATGAACTGGTAATCAGGAAAGATTAA
- the merTP gene encoding mercuric transport protein MerTP: protein MKNSNKSNSPAYLSLITAITASLCCITPLLAILAGSSGLATMFSWLDPFRPYLIGLTIGILVFAWYLKLRPKTQKEIECACDEEEKTSFWQSKNFLFIITIFTALMLAFPYYSDIFYTTTKKEIMVVAENNIEKKVIEIEGMTCSGCEAHVESEVNKLPGIISVKASYENSNTIVEYDKSLVEEVEIYGAINKTGYKAIPKNKE, encoded by the coding sequence ATGAAAAATTCAAATAAGTCAAACAGCCCGGCTTACTTAAGCTTAATTACTGCCATAACTGCTTCACTATGCTGTATTACTCCCCTTCTGGCTATTTTAGCAGGAAGCAGCGGACTTGCCACCATGTTTTCGTGGTTAGATCCTTTTCGTCCTTATTTGATTGGGCTTACCATAGGAATTCTTGTGTTCGCCTGGTATCTTAAATTGAGGCCTAAAACGCAGAAGGAAATAGAATGCGCATGTGACGAAGAAGAAAAAACTTCCTTCTGGCAATCTAAAAATTTCCTTTTTATCATTACAATATTTACTGCGTTAATGTTAGCTTTTCCCTATTACTCTGATATTTTTTATACTACTACAAAAAAAGAGATAATGGTAGTGGCTGAAAATAACATAGAGAAAAAAGTTATTGAAATAGAAGGAATGACCTGCTCGGGATGTGAAGCTCATGTAGAAAGCGAAGTAAATAAACTACCGGGAATTATTTCAGTAAAAGCTAGTTATGAAAATTCAAACACCATAGTTGAGTATGATAAATCGCTTGTTGAAGAAGTTGAAATTTATGGGGCTATCAATAAAACTGGATATAAAGCTATTCCAAAAAATAAAGAATAA
- a CDS encoding type II toxin-antitoxin system RelE/ParE family toxin has product MKVFLSELAETKLLKLNEYLLENWNKKTRDKFIQKLSEKIEQISLYPESYPQ; this is encoded by the coding sequence ATGAAAGTTTTTTTATCCGAGCTTGCCGAAACAAAACTTTTAAAACTTAATGAATATCTTTTAGAAAATTGGAATAAGAAAACTAGAGATAAATTCATTCAAAAGCTGTCGGAAAAAATAGAACAAATATCCCTTTATCCTGAAAGTTACCCACAATAA
- a CDS encoding ArsR/SmtB family transcription factor, with product MKLEITCTRAQADHKQLLNCKSTLEKMDENFQEMTKLLSIAGSEVRLKILFLLNMEDELCPCDIADILEMSVPAISQHIRKIKDAGFITSRREGQTLYYSLVKNKTAVLDSIFTTIRTVKKIA from the coding sequence ATGAAACTGGAAATAACCTGTACAAGAGCACAAGCTGACCATAAACAACTTCTAAATTGTAAATCAACTTTAGAAAAAATGGATGAGAATTTTCAAGAAATGACAAAACTGCTTTCAATTGCTGGTAGTGAAGTACGATTAAAAATATTATTCCTGTTAAATATGGAAGATGAATTATGCCCTTGTGATATTGCTGATATTTTGGAAATGAGTGTTCCAGCGATATCTCAACATATTCGTAAAATTAAAGATGCCGGTTTTATCACTTCAAGGAGAGAAGGACAAACTTTATATTATTCGTTAGTAAAAAATAAAACAGCTGTTCTTGATTCTATTTTCACTACGATCAGAACAGTAAAGAAAATTGCCTGA